In Cystobacter ferrugineus, the DNA window GATGGAGGGGATGAGGGAGATGGTGCAGCGCTTCGGTGGCGTGCTGGGAGAGGCACGGGGAGCGGTGGGCTCGCTGTCGGGAGCCTCGGCGCAGGTGGCGGCGGCGGCGCAGGCGCTGTCGCAGGGGACCAGTACACAGGCGGCCTCGGTGGAGGAGACGACGGCGAGCCTGGAGCAGCTGAGCGCCTCCATCAGCCAGAACGCGGAGACGAGCAAGCGGTTGGAGATGATGGCGGTGAAGGGCGCGGCGGACGCGGAGGAGAGCGGGCTGGCGGTGAAGGAGACGGTGGGGGCGATGGAGTCCATCGCGGAGCGGATCTCCATCGTGGAGGAGATTGCGTACCAGACGAACCTGCTGGCGTTGAACGCGGCGGTGGAGGCGGCGAGGGCGGGGGAGCACGGGAGGGGATTCGCGGTGGTGGCCTCGGAGGTGAGGAAGCTGGCGGAGAGGAGCCAGAAGGCGGCCAAGGAGATAGGGAGCCTGGCGGGCAGCAGCGTGAAGGTGGCGGAGCGCTCGGGGCTGTTGCTCAAGGAGCTGGTGCCGTCGATTCGCAAGACGGCGGAGCTGGTGCAGCAGGTGACGGCGGCGTCCCGGGAGCAGGCCAGTGGAGTGGCGCAGATGAACCGGGCGATGGTGCATGTGGACCAGGTGACGCAGCGCAACGCGTCGGCGGCGGAGGAGTTGTCGTCGACGGCGGAGGAGCTGGCGGCCCAGGCCGAGTCGTTGCAGCAGATGATGACGTTCTTCCGGGTGGTGGACGCGGGGCGGGTGACGCAGCCGGTACACGTGCCGAGGCCCGCCCCGATGCCCCCTCCCGTGTACTCGCCAGCGCAGGGTCTGAAGGCGGTGGCGCAGGCGGTGCCGCTGCA includes these proteins:
- a CDS encoding methyl-accepting chemotaxis protein — translated: MFENVSITRKLQFGFGTFVSLLALVAWGTFILFQALVESAVNNYRSYDGLLEVRSMGIALIDHEARLQGFALTSDETFLELVPQRQSEFLASHAKVKSLTMDNPHQQERLRQLLDQYQQKFLPYAEREVALRREVDAGRVPLEQLVAYVKDAQGQKIVASMRELANAIRHEEQLQRDQRSEMSERGVNLVKLMLVAGGVVGPVLAVLLAWLLSRSIVRPLNEAVGLTGKLASGDLTAAIEVRGRDETARMMEGMREMVQRFGGVLGEARGAVGSLSGASAQVAAAAQALSQGTSTQAASVEETTASLEQLSASISQNAETSKRLEMMAVKGAADAEESGLAVKETVGAMESIAERISIVEEIAYQTNLLALNAAVEAARAGEHGRGFAVVASEVRKLAERSQKAAKEIGSLAGSSVKVAERSGLLLKELVPSIRKTAELVQQVTAASREQASGVAQMNRAMVHVDQVTQRNASAAEELSSTAEELAAQAESLQQMMTFFRVVDAGRVTQPVHVPRPAPMPPPVYSPAQGLKAVAQAVPLQLSPTPDHDFKHF